CAGACGTCCCCGTGGTGATTCTCCCTCCCGTGGTTACGTTAGCCCCAACAAATAAAACCTGAATTCGTCTCTCTGCTGGTGACATTCCCCTACATAATGGCATCTCATGATCTAAGATATTAGCAGTGCTTCATATTCTTCAGGAATGTCTGTATTTCCTGAACGAAGAGCACGAGATTCTGACTGAGTGATTGGAAGATGAATTCTTTGTTTACGTTATATTCATTGTGTGTGACtagtttttatattcatttatttatttattacaaagTATGTCAAATAAACTGCATGCAAAAGTAATAAGGTTGTTACATTTTACACCTATTACCCCATATGGCTAAAAGGAAATTTGATTTGGAATGCCAGTATTCTCGAAAGAATATGTCATACTTTCCCCTAAGAAATGcatattcattttactttctGCAAATTCACGTTAACTGCACTGTCTATGGGCGTAAATCTGCTTTACAGCCAAACAGATACATCTTAGATGGAACCTCGAGGCCACTGGTTTTTGAGCACACCACTAAGGGAAGGATGAAAGGCAGGGAGGAAAGTACCTTTTCACCATTAATAAGCATTGGTTCATTTCATCTTCGACCAATGCATCTTGACCTCACAGAGGACAACCCATTTTATCAACTGATTCGACATTGCTACTTTTGATGTTACTCTTACGTTTTAAATAAAAGGCTGGTTTTAAAGTGATGGTTGCTGAATAACAAGCTACCTTCCTCGAGCGAACTTTGGCTGtgatatcattcattatcatgcaTATTATGGAGAAAAACACATCCTAAAACCAATCTTAACTACACCCCCGTTAGACTTAGATTCATTCTATGTGTGGCAAAGGGATTAGGTGAAGCACATCACACGCTAATGCAATGTGACCTGACTCCTGTGGATAATATGAAGTACACCTACACTTCACTGCAGACACTGCCAACAATCAATATTCTACGAGCCAGTTGAAACATATCATCACTTCATCTTTGGCATTCTGGTCTCCACTGACCTTCGATCTAACCTTCACAAGTCAGGAGAGAGGCCGGGGTTATTGTGTTTACTGTTTATATTAAAAATGATGCAAGAGGAAATATATGAAGAAGACATATATTATTTATCACCCTTGGGGGTAAACATGATAATAAGATATAGAAgatactactgccactactactactactactactactactactactactactactactactactactactactactactaatactattactactactactaccactactactaatactattactactactactactactaatactattactactactactactaatactattacaaGAACATGTAGTGACGTTGGCAGCATCAGTCAGTAGATGGAGGCAGATCATCATACAGTAAAACAGCAGGACATGCGCTCTATGTCTTACCATTTCCATAATGCGAGATCACGTGAGAATCACACACTTAAAATCTTAGACATACAAGCTGAGTGTTATCAGAAACGATGTAAGTTTTCAAGacgagcggggagctggaaatcctcccccccccccttcgttttttttttttctgtttttcaaaagaaggaacagagaagatggccaggtgaggttattccctcaaaaggcccagtcctctgttcttaacgctacgacGTTACGACACAAAGCATACTCCATTGCCCCCTCGAATCTGTAACTACTTCGGAAAACTACAAGAAAGAGCTGCAAAATTGACTTTTGTATGGAGATTATGCGAGATCATTTGAGATTCACAACACTAAAAGTCTTAGACATACAAGCTGGGTGTTATCAGAAACGATGTAACTTTTCAAgacgagcggggggctggaaatcctcccacccccctcgtttttttcaatttttcaaaaccaGCCACATCATATTATTAGCTATGGAATCTTGTAGTAGActgttgcaggagagagagagagagagagagagagagagagagagagagagagagagagagagagagagagagagagagagagagagagagagagagagagagagatctgaataTTAGGTCTATCGATACTGTTGCGGGGTATATTCTTAATAGAAAATGACTTGAAAGGGAAACTATTACCTCCAGGTAAAGTATAAAGTAGCAATGGAATGTCATCCCGTTTTAGTATGACTTTAGGAAATGATGTCCAACGTCAGATGAAATTTGCCTTGGACATGGAGGTAACAGTTGACGATCGAGATAATCCAGAGGTGCTAAAGTATCTGTATTTCTCCAAATTCTTTATCTATAACAGGTTATCAAGTAAGTCAGTTCATTTCCACGTTTCGCTTCTTGACCTGAAAATGTCATGTGGTCAGCTGTGTTCCAGTTTACCTTGAACTTCCCTGTACTTCCAGAATTTGAAATAACTATAAGATAATGAATATCAATAGCACTATAGTAACTATAAATATATTTGTTGATATCATGATTTACAAATTGATTGTTGTATGAAATGACATTAGTTTCCTTCCTATGAGGCGTAGAACGTGAATATCATTGTGAAGACAGACatactgatgatgatggcaacagtGGTGTAATGGTTTTCAACACCTTAGGTCCGACGTCCACTATATAAGTGGTGTTAAGCAGATCAGCATCACCAGTTCCCAGACTTCATCTGTTCCACACGCACTTTCCCACACCCGAAACATGAAGGCTGTGAGTTTAAGTTATAGTATGGCGGTGCTCAGAACAATTTCTACTTTAGTGCACTTTCATTGCATATACACCACAACAGCGTATATCTTATTCGTTCATACAGTGAGTGAATGCAATGAGTGTAATTTGGTTTTGAGGTGTATCTTGAGAGTTGTAGGGTAATGGTTACGTATCAGAAGATGGATGACCATCAACTTCAACAAAACATGGTTGCTAGTGACCTACCTGGTTCGTGACTCTAACACAGCCACTCGATGTTGTTACGTCCTGGGACTTGGATGCCTATGTCGCAGTTGACTGAACACCACAACAGAGAGACATTTCTGCTTCAGTAATTACAGGACGACAAGACGAAGGAATGAGCATGACAGGCGTAATGTGTATGTAATGACATTAAACCTTGTTCAGAAACTTAGCTGTTATAAAACAAAAAGTAAGACAAAAAGTCTTGAAAATGAGGATGTAAGATTGTTCCGGGTATTACATTAGTACTTTATTGCCAGTATAATTGATTACCAAAACACCATTTTGAAGTCTAGAAGAACGTGTTGAGACTTTAACTGATACAAGAAACTTACTTATACGACAAACGTAATGGTTACATTAGTTGAGATGCGTTCGAGTTGAATGAAAAGCTTcttacatcattatatatatgtgataaTGAAAGATTCAAGTCCAGTGCTGATTTACCAGGTCATTTCATCCGTTTAAACTTTATATTTCTTGTAAGTCATCTTACCTATATACGCAGAACGGTTCAAATATCATATTAGTGGCGAAGGTTATTCATATATTCCCCATGATACAACACCAATGCATTATAAAGTGCAAAAGAAGAATTGCTCAGGAGGTGCCAGCCGGTTGCTGGACTTGTGCTAGAGTCATATCACCCACCATATATTCCTATCATAATACTTATGTTTCATTAACATTTCACATCCTCTCTCGATGTTCAGATCGTGATGTTAGTTGTGTTGGCCATGGCGGCGGCGGAGAAGCCCTCCGCAAGGTACGGAGCGCCTGATCATGGTCCACATATCGAAATCATCAGGGACGACCGCGTGCACCCTGATGCAGAGGGCAGGTACACCTTCGACGTCGAGACCGAGGACGGCATCAGGAGGCAAGAGGCTGGAGGCCCCGGAGGCAACCAGCAGGGATCCGTCAGGTGAGTCGGTTCTATGGATGCTTCAAGCGCACTTACTTAGGGACACACTCCAACACTCTAAGCATGTTTGTAGCTGCTCGATTCATTATATTTCTGTAATCAGTAGTCATTTATttgtcctcttcctctttctcttatcaATATGTtagtaaaaataaagaaaaacaaataccCGTCTACAGTTTCGCCACTGATAAAGGAATTACCCTTCCATATAAGGATCGCATCATGACGCCCCCAGACCATAGTTGCTGCATCAGACGTTACACGTTACaatgaatgaatatcatcaattTTCATGATTCAACAATTCAAGTTGTTCCCTTCTTTTTCTAGTTTACTGTAACGGATAGATAATCTTACAGTCTCTTGAGAGAATCTTTGGTTTGTATGGCTTGTTAGGTAACTCACTGCACTTTATCAAACAGAGAAACATTTTTTCACGTACAAAATCTTGTGTGCATACTATGTATACGTAGTTTCCAGTAAAAGAAATCATTATACAGCACAAGAATATTACTGTACATATATTCCTTCTTCGAAACTACGTATATTGATGCCCCATCATGTCGCTGGATCATGATGGTTTTTCTGCAACCTGGCATCAGTTGCTCGCTAACCTGTCTGCCTTTCGCAGCTTCACTTTCCCCGACGGTCAAGTGTTCGACCTGCAGTTTGTTGCCTGACGAAGAGGGATACAAGCCCCAGTCTCCATTCCTGCCAGTGGCTCCCGAgttcccccacccaatccctcagtTCGTGCTGGACCAGATCGCCTTCGCAGCTGAGGAGGACGCCAGACGTCCCCGTGGTGATTCCCCCTCCCGTGGTTACGTTAGCCCAAACAAATAAAACCTGAACTTGCCTCTTTTGCTGGTGACATTCCGCCCTACAGTGGCTGCTCATGAATTACTTTCCCCGACTTCATCATCGTTGTACAATCTCCAGGAATGACTATATTTCCTCAGTGATTGCTGTACGAAGTCTTTGTTTATATCATGTATAGTGTATGTAACTAGAGTTTTATATCAATTCATCATAATATTTATCAAATAAATTGCATGCAAAGTTTTTCTAGTTTTTACATGTTAAACCTGTTACCCCACATGGTGAAAGCAAGTTGaatattcaaatgaaaaaaaaagatatgtctgCTCAAGGTGAACAGTAATGATATCCCAGGGATCATTCAGACTGACATTATCCAGTAGATGCCATGAAGAAATCTTATGAAGTTTATAGAAATAGAAAAATGTTTTGCATTCGTTCCTCAGTCTCTAGCACATAGACGAAGTGACTCGTTTACTGTGAGTCTTTAGATCTGGTCTTGTCTCAGCGTCAGGGAGACATACATCAGCATGACGGTGCTGCCCTGACGTGTCTTGCTGGTGAGTTGCTCCTTAGAGATGTTTGTACTCTGAAGCATAGGCTGCGCTTACCTTATAAGGTAGATGAAGCTCATCAGCAGTGTACTGCTTAGGTACCGCTGAACTTACTGCTAGTTATTCAGATTTATGACAATATTTTTAACTATATTCATTGATACATTCTCACTGCTGGTCGTCCTTGTTAAGATGTGAGAAAACTCGTAATGCCTGGTAAAAATATTTCAGGGGAGGATCGATATAGATGTGAAACTTAAGAATAGAGAAGAGGATATGGATGATGGACAAAAAATTAGAGTATTAgatgcctgatatatatatatatatatatatatatatatatatatatatatatatatatatatatatatatatatatatatatatatatatatatatatacagatagttGCAGAGTGAATAAACTGCACAAATCATAATTTAGCACCAAAACTGAATAATGCAGCTTAAATGAACTTGCTTTCAGTAGTTAAaataatttttccattttttgtgCACTGAATTTATAAAGGAATACAGAACATTATCAGTGTACACCGTTTATTAACATTCTCTTTGTTTATACATTGATAAATCAAGGCAGAAATAAATACAGTCAGTAATCACATACAAACCCTCACGAACAGCGAGCACTGAAAATTAGTCACTGAGGAGCGCTGTGTTCAGTTGCGGTGAACGTAAGGTGTCGTAGTGAAGAAGCTTAATAATGCAGGAATACGTGTGAATAACCAAGGATGCTACGGGATCGTCAAGAGTAGAGATAGAAGGTACGGTTCTTATTTGTCGGGGGCAGAGTAAGACCTGCTCTCACCACGGGCGCGGGCGGCATCCTCCTGAGCGGCGAATTCGATCTGGTCCAGCACGAactgagggattgggtgggggaacTCGGGAGCCACTGGCAGGAAGGGAGACTCGGGCTGGTAGCCGTTTTCGTTGGCGACGAACTTCACATAAACTTCAGTGCCGTCGGGTGCAGTGTAACTGTAGACGAGGAAACAGAGTTTAGGTAAACGTGGAATGATACAGGCATTAATCATCCGATAAAGTAAGAACGGAGAAAAGTTGAAGCAAAGTTATTGTTTTAGTCGTCTGAgtttaatgataattttctttACGAACTAACCGCAGGATAGATTAATACTGACACTGATATTACACGATGATAAAATAAATATgcgttgtttttgtgtgtgtatgacagatgACTGAAAGTATCTCAGTTTGTAGAAAATCTTTTACTAAAGAAGGGAACAGCTATTGATAGGAAATTGCTCAGTCTATAATTAGAGGGACTATTGAGAACTGGAAGGCATTCATGCCTAGGGTATATTTAGCAGAAGGACATGGTAACGTTGATGTGCTTGTGTGACTATGTTTGAAAACAGTCATGGAAGTCTGTGTTAACTGTTGAAGGGAAGAACGCACCTTAGGTGCAGTGTTTTACGTGGAAAATGGGATAGTGCTGAGACCGTGAGGAGAGGTAGGAGAGGTAATTACTTGACTTGGAAAGAGTTGCCGATTACATAAATGTTGCGCAACTATTGAGGTCACTCCATTTGTTAAAATGCTTCTTTAGCATGGTCGTGTGTTGTTTGATCTGTCTGAGAGAGGCGCCCCTCAATCATCCTCACCTGTAGGAGCCCTGCTGGCTGCCATCTTCGTTGCCAGACTCCTGCCTTGCAACGCCGTCCTCGGTCTCTAAATCAAGAGAGTAACGACCGTGTTCATCAGGGTAGACGCGATCGTCTTTGATAATTTCGTACTCTGGGCTATCTGGGGCTGCGTAGGTTCTCTCGAACTTCTCCGCCGCGGCCACGGCCAACAAGGCAAACATAATGATCTGAAAATATAGAGACAATAAAAATAGATATTTCAATGAATTCCAATGAATTAACTCCTTGTCTtaacttttttcacctcttacctATACCAAACGTTTAACTGCTATTCTTATGATCTCATATTCTACACTACATCttatacatgagtgtgtgtgtgtgtgtgtgtgtgtgtgtgtgtgtgtgtgtgtgtgtgtgtgtgtgtgactgtgtgttcaCGATTATCTAAGGTATATCCGCTCTTCCCAAGTGGCGTCAGGGTTGGATATCTTCGTGTGCAGATACCGTTTTTACTGCAGCAGGCGCCACCAAGTCACCAGGAATGTGACAAGACATTGATAATATATCACGTGGAAGACTTGGAACATCTTCAGGCAAGACGCTAGCTGATCTTGACTCTGAGGATTTGCAAATAATTCTGAATCAGTGTAGACTGATAAGTGTAGCATGTTTGATCTTACATGCAATAATCCTAAAGTATGGTCTCTATAAGCAAGGATCCGGTAGTGCTGGGACTTACAGCCTTCATGTTGCAGGtgtggaccagtgtgtgtgtgtgtggagcaagaGAAGTTTGTAGAATGATGCTGGTGACTCGCTGGACGCCACTTATATAGTGCTCGTCCAAGTTCTGGTCCTGTAGGTCATCGCTGCCACTTTTGCCATTATCGATATTCAGAAGATTTTCGCCTCAGTGCCGTACTTTTTTTACAATCTTTCTATGATTAGGGTGAAAGTAGATTCATTGATGTAAAGTGTTTTCTTGTGTTATAAAAGGTTGCTGATGATAATTGAGCACACTCCTCGATGAACTGTTTCCATGGTGTAGTTGCTTTTGATTTAGCAGACGAGTTCAAGGTGCACTAGACCTCCAGCTACCATTAAGGTACAGTATGACTGCGCTTGCCTTATAAGGTAGATGAAGCTCATCGCTAGTGTACTGCTTAGGCACCGCTGAACTTACTGCTAGTAAGTCAAATTCATGACTTTTAATTATATTCATGAGTATATTCTCACTGCTGGTCGCCCTTTTTGAGATGTTAGAATACTCGTAATGCCTAGTAAAAATATGTCAGTGAAGGATCGATATAGATGTCAGACTTTCGAATAGAGATGAGGATGTGGATGATGGACAAAAAATTAGAGTATTAGATGCTAGGACGCATCTGGTAAACAGGTGAATGTCCAAGAGAGAcaatgtctcttcgttgtatatcaagctgacttacttttctttcttgtatttcctgtgatgtgattgttacacgaaagtgtacttgggaacttatcgtgtcgcATTTTCcttttggactcataggaatatacttgatcacgcgcaaaattgtgagcccttccaatatatatatatatatatatatatatatatatatatatatatatatatatatatatatatatatatatatatatatatatatatatatatatatatatatatatatatacatatatatatacagagagagagagagagagagagagagagagagagagagagagagagagagagagagagagagagtgtgtgtgtctgtctcattTTTTAAAGGCTGTCGTACATTAAAACCACTACACTGGTAGAACTGCTCTCTTGAGCTTTTGGAGAACTGTTGACCACTTCACTTAATCAATAAAAAATTCTCtcaagggttgtgatcaggttgccccttactcttctctcttctatgatgGAGAAATCTGAAGGTAATCTTTCCTTGCATGTTAATTCTCTTCATTTTACTACCTTCCTTATTGTCCTGCTCTAAACTTTTCCTATAAGTTCTTTGGGCATTtataagtgcggtgaccaaacttgaagaaAAAGACAGGTAGAATTATGGCGTAATGTTATATGTGCACAGCTTTATTGATATTCCCTTATTAATGTACTTGGATGtaattctgatattttccagcagacagtttgtctctttcaGTCCTCTCCTAAGGTGAGATGCAACGATACGCTACAGACGATATTGATTCCTGAGGTGAGAACTGACGATAGGCTACGGACGATTTCCATTCCCAAGTCTTGCTTGTACACAGAATCCTGCAGCTTAATTCCTGCCAGATAGAATTCCGTGTCATGCCTTATTTTGCTGTATTCCATCCTCATTAGTTTACAATTACTGTGGCAAACAATGTATCAGATCAACTTCGGAGTTTGTCCTGGTTTCCTTGTATAATTGTGGAATCATCTTCATTCTTTACTGCTGTTATgattttggcatcatcagcaagcaTCTTCAGGTAGGTTTCCAATCCCTCTAGCAAGTCGTTCACCTTGATGAAAATGAGTGCTGGTCACATAACACAATCTTGAGAGATACTTTAAGTGATCAGTCTATTCATTTGAGAAAGCTTCTTTGACATGAGTGGTAAAGGGAGAGGGATTTCTACACTTGCTGGGCCTCATCTCTTCAAAATTCTCTACTTTCACACTTTTAAATCTGTATATGCTGTTTGCATTTTCTATGTCTTTATCCTTTTCATTCCCTTCTTCCGTCACcctaacactgtgtgtgtgtgtgtgtgtgtgtgtgtgtgtgtgtgtctagacatGCGATCAAAACAATATGTTTACCGTTTGTATACATCTCTATCCACGTCATCTACTAAACCATCAATGTAACATACTCTGGAGGAATTGAAACCATCATATGCCTCTTAAATTGTTCGATATCGAACAATATCTGAAGGAAGTGGTTGGACAGGA
This genomic window from Panulirus ornatus isolate Po-2019 chromosome 69, ASM3632096v1, whole genome shotgun sequence contains:
- the LOC139747578 gene encoding cuticle protein AM1199-like, which codes for MKAIIMFALLAVAAAEKFERTYAAPDSPEYEIIKDDRVYPDEHGRYSLDLETEDGVARQESGNEDGSQQGSYSYTAPDGTEVYVKFVANENGYQPESPFLPVAPEFPHPIPQFVLDQIEFAAQEDAARARGESRSYSAPDK